Proteins found in one Erythrobacter sp. KY5 genomic segment:
- a CDS encoding ATP-binding protein has translation MARFPFSAIVGQDEMKRALLIAAVDPSVGGVMVFGDRGTGKSTAARALAGLLPPITAHVDCIYGGSKEDARRYPDVCGGGPLRKRPVPFVDLPLGATEDRVIGSLDLERALRSGEKGFEPGLLAKAHRGFLYIDEINLLEDHLVDLLLDVAASGENVVEREGLSVRHPARFVLIGSGNPEEGELRPQLLDRFGLSVEVRTPGDIETRVEIMRLVAANERDPEGFAAQWAGEDEKILKQIARGKKRLEKLEPGEDVLTDAAHLCLAVGADGLRGELTLMRAARALAALDGAKSVRREHLIAVAPSALRHRLRRDVLDETGSTVRIMRAIDELFG, from the coding sequence ATGGCCCGGTTCCCATTCTCCGCAATCGTCGGACAGGACGAAATGAAGCGAGCGCTGCTTATCGCAGCGGTCGACCCAAGTGTTGGCGGCGTGATGGTGTTCGGCGACCGGGGTACCGGAAAAAGCACGGCAGCGCGTGCGCTGGCAGGACTGCTTCCGCCGATCACCGCGCATGTCGATTGCATCTATGGCGGCTCAAAGGAAGACGCCCGGCGCTATCCCGACGTGTGCGGCGGCGGTCCCTTGCGCAAGCGGCCGGTGCCTTTCGTCGACCTTCCGCTAGGCGCGACCGAAGACCGCGTGATCGGCTCGCTCGACCTGGAACGCGCGCTGCGCTCGGGCGAGAAAGGGTTTGAACCCGGCCTCCTCGCCAAAGCGCATCGCGGCTTTCTCTACATTGACGAGATCAACCTGCTCGAAGACCATCTGGTCGACCTGCTGCTCGACGTGGCTGCATCGGGCGAGAACGTGGTTGAGCGCGAAGGGCTTTCGGTGCGCCACCCGGCGCGCTTTGTCCTGATCGGCAGCGGCAACCCGGAAGAAGGCGAACTGCGCCCGCAATTGCTCGACCGCTTCGGGCTTTCGGTCGAAGTGCGCACGCCTGGCGATATCGAGACACGGGTCGAAATCATGCGCCTCGTCGCCGCGAACGAACGCGACCCGGAAGGCTTTGCGGCACAATGGGCAGGAGAGGACGAAAAGATCCTCAAACAGATCGCGCGCGGGAAAAAGCGGCTCGAAAAGCTCGAACCGGGCGAAGACGTGTTGACCGATGCGGCGCATCTGTGCCTCGCCGTGGGGGCCGATGGTTTGCGCGGAGAGCTGACCTTGATGCGGGCGGCCCGCGCGCTCGCGGCGCTCGACGGGGCGAAATCAGTACGGCGCGAACATCTCATCGCTGTCGCCCCATCCGCGCTGCGTCACAGGTTGCGGCGCGATGTGCTCGACGAAACCGGCTCAACCGTGCGCATCATGCGCGCGATTGACGAGCTGTTCGGGTGA